A stretch of the Streptomyces ortus genome encodes the following:
- a CDS encoding SDR family NAD(P)-dependent oxidoreductase yields the protein MSAQDQKVAVITGASQGIGAALVDAYRKLGYAVVATSRTIEFSGDAGVVTVRGDIADPATAERVIAAGIKQFGRIDTVVNNAGLFVAKPFTDYTADDYATVTGVNLTGFFRVTRLAVEHMLAQGGGGHIVNITTSLVDNADSRVPSVLASLTKGGLQSATKSLAIEYATRGIRANAVSPGTVRTPMHPEETHAALAALQPVGRLGEESDIVDAVLYLENAPFVTGEILHVDGGMSAGH from the coding sequence ATGAGCGCTCAGGACCAGAAGGTCGCCGTCATCACCGGTGCTTCGCAGGGCATCGGTGCCGCCCTGGTCGACGCCTACCGCAAGCTCGGGTACGCCGTCGTCGCCACCTCGCGCACCATCGAATTCTCCGGCGACGCGGGCGTCGTGACCGTGCGGGGTGACATCGCCGATCCCGCGACCGCCGAGCGCGTCATCGCCGCCGGCATCAAGCAGTTCGGACGTATCGACACCGTCGTCAACAACGCCGGTCTCTTCGTCGCCAAGCCCTTCACCGACTACACCGCCGACGACTACGCCACCGTGACCGGTGTGAACCTGACCGGCTTCTTCCGCGTCACCCGGCTGGCCGTCGAGCACATGCTCGCCCAGGGCGGCGGCGGCCACATCGTCAACATCACCACCAGCCTGGTCGACAACGCCGACTCCAGGGTCCCCTCCGTGCTCGCCTCGTTGACCAAGGGCGGTCTGCAGTCCGCCACGAAGTCCCTCGCCATCGAGTACGCCACCCGTGGCATCCGCGCCAACGCGGTCTCCCCGGGCACCGTCAGGACGCCGATGCACCCCGAGGAGACCCATGCGGCCCTCGCCGCCCTGCAGCCGGTCGGCCGGCTCGGCGAGGAGAGCGACATCGTCGACGCGGTGCTCTACCTGGAGAACGCCCCGTTCGTCACCGGCGAGATCCTGCACGTCGACGGCGGCATGAGCGCCGGCCACTGA
- a CDS encoding LysR family transcriptional regulator, with translation MTRMELRQLRYFVAVAEELNFGRAAERLLIAGPSLSQQIKALERDLGVRLFDRDRRSVSLTPAGSALLPHTRALLERAADLQRRAGRLAGSEPVRLGYVNWLPGDLTARAAAVAQLHLDAWIAPSHTQAARVADGSLDLAVCWVRTEDLERRGLRARLIGADRLYAVAAGDDASDVAAQDTAVLLDDDTTSWSSWNTYAELLARDTGARAVRITDGGITGPAFFDHVRRSGLPVINSPKGQTTPLPADLVRRPVVAPEIHWTWSLVRRASEDRPAVLALVDALCDGVGDLVPHAPDAWLPGGDPHR, from the coding sequence ATGACGCGCATGGAGCTGCGCCAACTGCGGTACTTCGTCGCGGTCGCCGAGGAGCTGAACTTCGGCCGGGCCGCCGAGCGCCTGCTGATCGCGGGGCCCTCCCTGTCACAGCAGATCAAGGCCCTGGAACGCGATTTGGGTGTACGACTGTTCGATCGTGACCGCCGCTCGGTGTCCCTCACCCCGGCCGGCTCGGCACTGCTCCCGCACACCCGCGCCCTGCTGGAACGAGCCGCCGACCTCCAGCGGCGCGCCGGCCGGCTGGCAGGATCGGAACCTGTACGGCTCGGGTACGTCAACTGGCTCCCCGGCGACCTGACGGCGCGGGCCGCCGCGGTGGCCCAGCTCCACCTCGACGCGTGGATCGCACCCTCGCACACCCAGGCGGCCCGCGTCGCCGACGGCAGCCTGGACCTCGCCGTCTGCTGGGTCAGGACCGAGGACCTGGAACGACGCGGCCTGCGCGCCCGGCTCATCGGCGCCGACCGGCTCTACGCCGTGGCCGCCGGCGACGACGCGAGCGACGTGGCGGCCCAGGACACCGCCGTCCTTCTCGACGACGACACCACCTCCTGGTCGTCCTGGAACACCTACGCCGAACTGCTGGCACGGGACACCGGGGCCCGTGCGGTACGCATCACCGACGGAGGCATCACCGGTCCCGCGTTCTTCGACCATGTCCGCCGCAGCGGCCTCCCGGTCATCAACTCGCCCAAGGGGCAGACCACTCCCCTGCCGGCCGACCTGGTCCGCCGCCCGGTCGTCGCGCCGGAGATCCACTGGACCTGGTCCCTGGTCCGGCGCGCGAGCGAGGACCGTCCCGCGGTACTCGCCCTCGTGGACGCGCTCTGCGACGGCGTCGGCGACCTCGTGCCGCACGCCCCGGACGCCTGGCTGCCCGGGGGCGACCCGCACCGCTGA
- a CDS encoding GOLPH3/VPS74 family protein: protein MTTPRDLLILTMDVASSAPVGQGDLSLALAGAELIDLGEAQALTLDDDRIVPGPQTALGDRLLDEAASALTREAPYETVEDWLWRRGRGLSSAYVDDLGAEGETTRQRHQWIPFRSDAATLTDSPARRRAADRWASGEPVLAFLAAAVGIHEEPAEDAATLVDDRVVTVLAAVNDAVRELEAVRQRRSIENAAFDNIWRGQ from the coding sequence ATGACCACACCGCGCGACCTGTTGATCCTCACCATGGACGTGGCGTCCAGTGCTCCCGTCGGGCAGGGCGACCTGTCACTGGCCCTCGCCGGAGCCGAGCTGATCGACCTCGGCGAGGCCCAGGCCCTCACTCTGGACGACGACCGCATCGTGCCCGGCCCGCAGACGGCCCTCGGGGACCGGCTGTTGGACGAGGCCGCGTCGGCGCTCACCCGCGAGGCGCCGTACGAGACCGTCGAGGATTGGCTGTGGCGCCGGGGCCGGGGTCTGTCCTCGGCCTATGTCGACGACTTGGGTGCGGAAGGGGAGACCACTCGCCAGCGCCACCAGTGGATCCCGTTCCGGAGTGACGCGGCGACGTTGACCGACTCCCCGGCCCGTCGCCGGGCGGCCGACCGCTGGGCGTCGGGCGAGCCCGTCCTCGCTTTCCTCGCGGCGGCCGTGGGCATCCACGAGGAGCCGGCGGAGGACGCCGCGACCCTGGTCGACGACAGGGTGGTGACCGTACTGGCCGCGGTGAACGACGCGGTGCGGGAGCTGGAGGCCGTACGGCAGCGGCGGAGCATCGAGAACGCGGCCTTCGACAACATCTGGCGCGGCCAGTGA
- a CDS encoding TetR/AcrR family transcriptional regulator, with the protein MGRTSDARVKILSAARSLIELRGYSALGVAEICKAAGVPKGSFYYFFASKEALALAVIDEHWTGQRSTWERILSGDAAPLDRLRRLFEETGAGQLAGQRSCGSVSGCLFGNLTLEMSNQTESVRTRLQEIFEAQAALVEAVVTEALERREVTVTDTREAARSVVAQLEGQVLFAKLYNNTRRLDSLWTNCLALLGARTAGEVTVGT; encoded by the coding sequence ATGGGACGGACCAGCGATGCCAGGGTGAAGATTCTCAGCGCCGCCCGGTCGCTCATCGAGCTGCGCGGTTACTCGGCCCTGGGGGTGGCCGAGATATGCAAGGCGGCCGGTGTGCCCAAAGGCAGCTTCTACTACTTCTTCGCATCCAAGGAAGCGCTCGCGCTGGCGGTGATCGACGAGCACTGGACCGGTCAGCGGAGCACCTGGGAACGCATCCTGAGCGGTGACGCCGCCCCGCTGGACCGACTGCGCAGGCTGTTCGAGGAGACGGGGGCCGGACAGCTCGCCGGGCAGCGGAGCTGCGGCAGCGTGTCGGGGTGCCTGTTCGGGAACCTCACGCTCGAGATGAGCAATCAGACGGAGTCCGTCCGCACGCGGCTGCAGGAGATCTTCGAGGCCCAGGCCGCCCTCGTCGAGGCGGTCGTCACGGAGGCCCTCGAACGCCGGGAGGTCACCGTGACCGACACCCGGGAGGCCGCCCGCTCGGTGGTCGCGCAGTTGGAGGGACAGGTGCTGTTCGCCAAGCTGTACAACAACACCCGCCGCCTCGACTCGCTGTGGACGAACTGCCTCGCCCTGCTCGGCGCCCGCACGGCGGGTGAGGTCACCGTCGGGACCTGA
- a CDS encoding winged helix-turn-helix transcriptional regulator → MEWVEVSTENCTVQRTLDVIGEKWSLLLLRDAMNGVRRFDDFRRHIGLSDAVLADRLRKLVAAGILDTVPYQESGRRTRHEYRLSKKGWDLWPVMLALKGWGDRYTADPEGPPLDVFHADCGEPVQTVVTCAHGHGPLRPQEAHTRPGPSARPDGR, encoded by the coding sequence ATGGAGTGGGTCGAGGTCAGCACCGAGAACTGCACGGTCCAGCGAACGCTGGACGTGATCGGCGAGAAGTGGTCGCTTCTGCTGCTCCGGGACGCCATGAACGGAGTCCGGCGCTTCGACGACTTCCGGCGGCACATCGGCCTCTCCGACGCGGTGCTCGCCGACCGGCTGCGCAAGTTGGTCGCGGCGGGGATCCTGGACACCGTTCCCTACCAGGAGTCCGGCCGGCGCACCCGGCACGAGTACCGGCTCTCGAAGAAGGGCTGGGACCTGTGGCCCGTCATGCTCGCCCTCAAGGGGTGGGGCGACCGGTACACCGCCGATCCGGAGGGGCCACCGCTCGACGTCTTCCATGCGGACTGCGGCGAACCCGTACAGACGGTGGTCACCTGCGCGCACGGTCACGGCCCGCTGCGCCCTCAGGAGGCACACACCCGCCCGGGGCCCTCCGCGCGGCCCGACGGGCGGTAG
- a CDS encoding PaaI family thioesterase: MDRSRTFTWEDPAVSAGAVGKATGLDFLRDIVAGRLPPPPISAALGFALEEVEHGRAVFVLEPGEEHYNPIGSVHGGVYATLLDSAAGCAVQSVLPQGMAYTSLDLSLKFLRPVTVDTGKVRAVGTVLNSGRRTALAQAELFDSTDRLLAHATSSCLLFPLPTAG; this comes from the coding sequence ATGGATCGATCGCGCACGTTCACCTGGGAGGATCCGGCCGTTTCGGCGGGCGCCGTGGGAAAGGCCACCGGCCTGGACTTCCTGCGCGACATCGTCGCCGGACGGCTGCCTCCGCCGCCCATCTCCGCCGCCCTGGGCTTCGCCCTGGAGGAGGTCGAACACGGCAGGGCCGTCTTCGTCCTGGAGCCGGGCGAGGAGCACTACAACCCCATCGGAAGCGTCCACGGCGGTGTCTATGCCACGCTGCTCGACTCGGCGGCCGGCTGTGCCGTTCAGTCGGTGCTGCCCCAGGGCATGGCGTACACGTCGCTCGACCTCTCTCTGAAGTTCCTGCGACCTGTCACCGTGGACACGGGCAAGGTGCGGGCCGTTGGCACCGTCCTGAACAGTGGCCGCCGTACCGCCCTCGCCCAGGCCGAACTCTTCGACTCCACCGACCGCCTGCTCGCCCACGCCACCAGCAGTTGCCTGCTCTTTCCCCTGCCGACGGCAGGCTGA
- a CDS encoding TetR/AcrR family transcriptional regulator: MSTEKPTGNHTGKAASRTKRADAVRNQQTLLAAAAEVFVTSGVDAPIRQIAAKAGVGMGTIYRHFPTRADLVTAVYRHQIEACAEAGPRLLAEADSPFDALRQWIDLFVDFLVTKHGLADALQSDSSRFTALHTYFLDRLGPVCTELLSAAVDAGDIRPGTQPYELMRGIGNLCIGRDTDPRYDPRRLIELLLLGLRQPRQT; encoded by the coding sequence GTGTCCACCGAGAAGCCCACCGGGAACCACACCGGGAAGGCGGCATCCCGCACCAAACGGGCCGATGCGGTGCGCAACCAGCAGACGCTGCTCGCCGCCGCGGCCGAGGTCTTCGTCACCTCGGGTGTCGACGCGCCGATCCGCCAGATCGCGGCCAAGGCGGGAGTCGGGATGGGGACGATCTACCGGCACTTCCCGACCCGGGCGGATCTCGTGACGGCCGTCTACCGCCATCAGATCGAGGCGTGCGCGGAAGCCGGTCCGCGCCTGCTGGCCGAGGCCGATTCGCCGTTCGACGCCCTGCGTCAGTGGATCGACCTCTTCGTCGACTTCCTGGTCACCAAGCACGGACTCGCCGACGCACTCCAGTCGGACAGCAGCCGCTTCACCGCGCTGCACACCTATTTCCTCGACCGCCTGGGTCCCGTGTGCACCGAACTGCTGTCGGCCGCGGTCGACGCCGGGGACATCAGGCCCGGCACGCAGCCGTACGAGCTGATGCGCGGCATCGGCAACCTCTGCATCGGACGTGACACCGATCCGCGGTACGACCCTCGGCGGCTGATCGAGCTGCTCCTCCTGGGGCTGCGGCAGCCGCGGCAGACCTGA
- a CDS encoding alpha/beta hydrolase family protein produces MSAYADTGVEADAEVDVEAEVEVEVDTDTGADRGTGGGAGSGTPIPVLSYSPVVLSVPGRPVDLRVRVSAPATGTGLPVILLSHGHGGSNHLSSLHGYAPLADFWAARGFMVLQPTHLSSRMLSDVLAGAPGGPFFWRSRAEDMSHILDRLDVIEAAVPQLAGRVDHGKVAVAGHSLGGFTAGLLLGARVTDPDSGEVVDLAEPRIKAGVLLAAPGRGGDALNGPMAKGIPFFKVVDFSTMSTPALVVAGDKDDSRHFTDMGPDWHADPYTLAPGPKTLLTLFDAEHGLGGIAGYDVAETTDENPARVAAVGRLTAAYLRTRFHPGDDAWREAQDALTGGAEPWGRVESK; encoded by the coding sequence ATGAGTGCGTATGCCGACACAGGGGTCGAGGCCGATGCCGAGGTCGACGTCGAGGCCGAGGTCGAGGTCGAGGTCGACACGGACACGGGTGCAGACCGGGGTACGGGCGGGGGTGCGGGCAGCGGCACGCCCATACCCGTCCTCTCGTACAGTCCGGTGGTGCTGTCCGTGCCCGGACGGCCGGTGGATCTGCGGGTACGGGTCTCCGCGCCGGCGACAGGCACCGGCCTGCCGGTGATCCTCCTCTCCCACGGCCACGGCGGCTCGAACCACCTCTCCTCGCTGCATGGATACGCGCCGCTCGCCGACTTCTGGGCGGCGCGCGGGTTCATGGTCCTCCAGCCGACCCATCTCAGCTCCAGGATGCTGAGCGATGTGCTCGCCGGTGCCCCCGGCGGCCCCTTCTTCTGGCGCTCGCGCGCCGAGGACATGTCGCACATCCTCGACCGGCTTGACGTGATCGAGGCTGCCGTGCCGCAGCTCGCGGGGCGCGTCGACCACGGCAAGGTCGCGGTCGCGGGTCACTCGCTGGGCGGGTTCACGGCCGGTCTGCTGCTGGGGGCCCGCGTCACCGACCCCGACAGCGGGGAAGTGGTGGACCTCGCCGAACCCCGTATCAAGGCGGGTGTACTGCTGGCCGCCCCCGGGAGGGGCGGTGACGCGCTGAACGGCCCCATGGCCAAGGGGATTCCGTTCTTCAAGGTCGTCGACTTCTCCACGATGAGCACGCCCGCGCTGGTCGTCGCCGGGGACAAGGACGACTCGCGGCACTTCACGGACATGGGCCCGGACTGGCACGCGGACCCGTACACCCTCGCTCCCGGCCCCAAGACCCTGCTCACCCTGTTCGACGCCGAACACGGGCTCGGTGGGATCGCCGGGTACGACGTGGCGGAGACGACGGACGAGAACCCCGCACGGGTCGCCGCCGTCGGGCGGCTCACCGCGGCGTACCTCCGCACGCGGTTCCACCCCGGTGACGATGCGTGGCGGGAGGCGCAGGACGCGCTGACGGGCGGCGCGGAGCCGTGGGGGCGGGTCGAGTCGAAGTAG
- a CDS encoding VOC family protein: MDRDTSCQLFALSFDAGRPADLARFWSGLLGWETVDDPQDGILLLPSDDTGFRLRFLPSQEPKTVQNRMHFDLTSTSLEDQQRTVDRALELGGRHIDIGQLPEEKHVVLADPEGNEFCVIGPGNNFLADCGFVGALACDGSQEVGYFWSKALGWPLVWDQDQETAIRSPHGGPKITWGGPPVAPRTGRDRLRFDLAPTADGDLQAEVDRLLSLGAKRIDGGQDDLGGVAMTDPDGNEFTVLTPR, encoded by the coding sequence ATGGACCGGGACACGAGTTGTCAGCTGTTCGCGCTCTCTTTCGATGCGGGCAGGCCCGCGGATCTCGCGCGGTTCTGGTCCGGGCTTCTCGGCTGGGAGACGGTCGACGATCCGCAGGACGGCATCCTGCTTCTGCCCAGTGACGACACCGGATTCCGCCTCCGCTTCCTGCCGTCGCAGGAGCCGAAAACGGTCCAGAACCGCATGCACTTCGATCTGACGAGTACGTCTCTGGAGGACCAGCAGCGGACGGTGGACCGGGCGCTGGAACTCGGCGGACGGCACATCGACATCGGCCAGCTCCCGGAAGAGAAGCATGTCGTGCTCGCGGACCCGGAGGGCAACGAGTTCTGCGTCATCGGCCCGGGCAACAACTTTCTCGCCGACTGCGGATTCGTCGGAGCGCTGGCCTGCGACGGTTCCCAGGAAGTCGGGTACTTCTGGAGCAAGGCGCTCGGCTGGCCCCTGGTCTGGGACCAGGATCAGGAGACCGCGATCCGCTCTCCGCACGGCGGACCTAAGATCACATGGGGCGGGCCGCCGGTGGCGCCGAGGACGGGCAGGGACCGGCTGCGCTTCGACCTCGCTCCCACCGCCGACGGTGACCTGCAAGCGGAGGTCGATCGACTGCTCTCGCTCGGCGCGAAGCGCATCGACGGCGGCCAGGACGACCTCGGCGGCGTGGCGATGACCGACCCCGACGGCAACGAGTTCACAGTCCTGACCCCCCGGTAG
- a CDS encoding alpha/beta hydrolase codes for MTARGPASEEHGQASAEEAGDAHASSLAVRHLPRAPRAAVLFLHGGRSDSRAPSRPWHLAAVRMKPFVRAVARAIPDDDVLLAEVRYRVRGWNGGDADSLRDARRALEELQRLAPEVPVVLVGHSMGGRAALRAAGAPQVRGVLALAPWCPEGEPVAQLRDREVVVLHGDRDRVTDPRLSKAFVHRARAAGARATFVEMAGGDHAMLRNAGDWHRTAVSTVLELVPPVAGAIGTTGPTRPTGGSGL; via the coding sequence ATGACAGCGCGCGGCCCGGCGTCCGAGGAGCACGGCCAGGCGTCCGCCGAAGAGGCGGGGGATGCGCACGCCTCTTCGCTGGCGGTGCGGCATCTACCCCGAGCGCCCCGTGCCGCCGTTCTGTTCCTGCACGGCGGCAGGTCGGACAGCCGTGCCCCGTCCCGTCCCTGGCACCTGGCGGCCGTGCGCATGAAACCGTTCGTACGCGCCGTCGCCCGTGCGATACCGGACGACGACGTCCTGCTGGCGGAGGTGCGGTACCGCGTACGGGGCTGGAACGGCGGGGACGCCGACTCCCTGCGGGACGCGCGGCGGGCGCTCGAAGAACTTCAGCGCCTCGCGCCGGAGGTCCCCGTCGTTCTCGTCGGCCACTCGATGGGCGGCCGGGCGGCGCTGCGTGCCGCGGGCGCGCCCCAGGTCCGCGGCGTTCTGGCGTTGGCTCCCTGGTGTCCCGAGGGTGAGCCGGTGGCCCAGCTGCGGGACAGGGAGGTCGTCGTGCTGCACGGAGACCGCGACCGTGTCACGGATCCCCGCCTGTCCAAGGCGTTCGTGCACCGTGCCCGTGCCGCGGGCGCCCGGGCGACGTTCGTGGAGATGGCGGGCGGCGACCACGCGATGCTCCGGAACGCCGGGGACTGGCACCGCACCGCGGTCTCCACCGTTCTTGAACTGGTGCCGCCAGTTGCCGGGGCTATCGGGACCACCGGGCCTACCAGGCCTACCGGGGGGTCAGGACTGTGA